From one Nocardioides sp. Kera G14 genomic stretch:
- a CDS encoding DinB family protein, whose protein sequence is MSELATYREYLDHFRSTLERQCAGLTPDQLATCSVPPSDLSLLGLVRHMARVEHYWFRMVIDEHLDEERLDDDDPTGGFHRIAPRQESVEEAFARWRAWIQYADGVLDGLTDATLGERRTDRHGESSPLRDVLVHMVEEYARHCGHADLLREVIDGATGL, encoded by the coding sequence ATGAGCGAGCTGGCCACCTATCGGGAATACCTCGACCACTTCCGCTCGACGCTCGAGCGTCAGTGCGCGGGTCTCACCCCGGACCAGCTCGCCACCTGCTCCGTGCCGCCGAGTGACCTCAGCCTGCTCGGTCTGGTCCGCCACATGGCGCGGGTCGAGCACTACTGGTTCCGGATGGTCATCGACGAGCACCTCGACGAGGAGCGCCTCGACGATGACGACCCGACGGGTGGCTTCCACCGCATCGCGCCGAGGCAGGAGTCGGTCGAGGAGGCCTTCGCGCGCTGGCGCGCGTGGATCCAGTACGCCGACGGCGTGCTCGATGGCCTCACCGACGCGACCTTGGGTGAGCGGAGGACCGATCGCCACGGCGAGTCCTCCCCCCTCCGCGACGTCCTCGTCCACATGGTCGAGGAGTACGCCCGCCACTGTGGCCACGCCGATCTCCTCCGCGAAGTGATCGACGGCGCGACCGGCCTCTGA
- the ileS gene encoding isoleucine--tRNA ligase — protein sequence MAEGRYPKVTTDPTSAVPASPKFPEIEERVLAYWKDDDTFQASIDAREAGENGANEFVFYDGPPFANGLPHYGHLLTGYVKDIVPRYQTMKGRRVERRFGWDTHGLPAELEAMKQLGITTTDEIQAMGIDVFNDACRASVMKYADVWEDYVTRQARWVDFEHDYKTLNPEYMESVIWAFKSLFDKGLIYEGFRVLPYCWNDETPLSNHELRMDDDVYKMRQDPAVTVGLSITTPGSFEGVKAVIWTTTPWTLPANLAIMVGEEIEYVVVESDVPTGSPERYLFAAARLSAYKRELFPEADEATITWRGKGSDLVGLVYEPPFSYYEGHANAFRIVAASDAVTTDSGSGLVHSAGAFGEIDKEVVDREGIEAVMPVGKDGKFTAPVEAYKGLLVFEANKPIIQDLKNVSGPVTAGTVLVRQESYEHSYPHCWRCRQPLIYKGVSSWFVEVTAFKERMLELNQQIRWTPEHIKDGQFGKWLENARDWSITRNRFWGSPVPVWKSDNEDYPRIDVYGSFEEIERDFGRLPLNAAGEPDLHRPWVDDLTRPNPDDPTGQSTMRRVADVLDVWFDSGSMSFAQNHYPFENAEWFHGTLDAGGVRRGGHFPADFIVEYIGQTRGWFYMLHILATSLFDKPAFQSCISHGIVLGSDGQKMSKSLRNYPDVSEVFDRDGADAMRWFLMASPILRGGNLVVTEQGIRDSVRQVMIPLWNSWYFFSLYANAASIDAEWSTDSADPLDRYILAKAREFVGAYTTAMDGYAIAEACEVTGDFIDVLTNWYIRRSRDRFWSEDRDAFNTLYTVLEVTTRTISPLLPLVSEEIWRGLTGERSVHLADLPTVDELPADDALVAAMDAVRDVCSTTSALRKARRLRNRLPLGGLTVVGPELAGFEELVADEVNVKSVRVLTADAPEAAAYSVEQKLTVNARAAGPRLGKDVQLAIKGSKSGDWSVSPSGEVVAGGLALVEGEYTLETVAGAESDESAVAMLPGGGFVVLDTVVTPELASEGLARDLIRAVQNARKEAGLDVSDRISLVVAGGGAVREAATTHGELIARETLATSYDVTDPAEGEAVMVGDGESATVSVTRA from the coding sequence ATGGCCGAAGGCCGCTACCCCAAGGTCACCACCGACCCGACGAGCGCCGTTCCGGCGAGTCCGAAGTTCCCCGAGATCGAGGAGCGCGTGCTGGCCTACTGGAAGGACGACGACACCTTCCAGGCGTCCATCGATGCACGCGAGGCGGGGGAGAACGGCGCCAACGAGTTCGTCTTCTACGACGGCCCGCCGTTCGCCAACGGCCTGCCGCACTACGGCCACCTCCTGACCGGTTACGTCAAGGACATCGTCCCGCGCTACCAGACGATGAAGGGCCGCCGGGTCGAGCGCCGCTTCGGCTGGGACACCCACGGCCTGCCCGCCGAGCTCGAGGCGATGAAGCAGCTCGGCATCACCACCACCGACGAGATCCAGGCGATGGGCATCGACGTCTTCAACGACGCCTGCCGCGCCTCGGTGATGAAGTACGCCGACGTCTGGGAGGACTACGTCACCCGCCAGGCGCGCTGGGTCGACTTCGAGCACGACTACAAGACCCTCAACCCGGAGTACATGGAGTCGGTGATCTGGGCCTTCAAGTCGCTCTTCGACAAGGGCCTGATCTACGAGGGCTTCCGCGTCCTGCCCTACTGCTGGAACGACGAGACGCCGCTCTCCAACCACGAGCTGCGCATGGACGACGACGTCTACAAGATGCGCCAGGACCCGGCCGTCACCGTCGGCCTCTCAATCACGACGCCGGGCTCGTTCGAGGGGGTCAAGGCGGTCATCTGGACGACGACGCCGTGGACCCTGCCGGCCAACCTCGCGATCATGGTCGGCGAGGAGATCGAGTACGTCGTCGTCGAGTCCGACGTTCCGACCGGGTCGCCGGAGCGGTATCTCTTCGCTGCTGCACGGCTGTCGGCGTACAAGCGCGAGCTCTTCCCCGAGGCGGACGAGGCCACGATCACGTGGCGGGGCAAGGGATCCGACCTCGTCGGTCTCGTCTACGAGCCGCCGTTCTCCTACTACGAGGGCCATGCCAACGCCTTCCGGATCGTCGCCGCCAGCGACGCTGTGACGACCGACTCCGGTTCCGGCCTGGTCCACTCCGCCGGCGCCTTCGGTGAGATCGACAAGGAGGTCGTCGACCGTGAGGGCATCGAGGCCGTCATGCCGGTCGGCAAGGACGGGAAGTTCACCGCGCCGGTCGAGGCCTACAAGGGCCTGCTGGTCTTCGAGGCCAACAAGCCGATCATCCAGGACCTGAAGAACGTCTCGGGTCCTGTCACCGCCGGCACGGTTCTGGTGCGCCAGGAGTCCTACGAGCACTCCTACCCGCACTGCTGGCGCTGCCGCCAGCCGCTCATCTACAAGGGCGTGAGTTCGTGGTTCGTCGAGGTCACCGCGTTCAAGGAGCGGATGCTCGAGCTCAACCAGCAGATCCGGTGGACGCCCGAGCACATCAAGGACGGCCAGTTCGGCAAGTGGCTCGAGAACGCCCGTGACTGGTCGATCACCCGCAACCGCTTCTGGGGCTCGCCGGTTCCGGTGTGGAAGTCCGACAACGAGGACTATCCGCGGATCGACGTCTACGGCTCCTTCGAGGAGATCGAGCGCGACTTCGGCCGGCTTCCACTCAATGCGGCTGGGGAGCCTGACCTGCACCGTCCCTGGGTGGATGACCTGACCCGACCGAACCCCGATGACCCCACGGGCCAGTCGACGATGCGCCGTGTCGCCGACGTGCTCGACGTGTGGTTCGACTCCGGCTCGATGTCGTTCGCGCAGAACCACTACCCATTCGAGAACGCGGAGTGGTTCCACGGGACACTTGATGCCGGCGGCGTTCGCCGCGGCGGGCACTTCCCGGCCGACTTCATCGTCGAGTACATCGGCCAGACCCGCGGCTGGTTCTACATGCTGCACATCCTGGCGACGTCGCTCTTCGACAAGCCGGCCTTCCAGTCCTGCATCAGCCACGGCATCGTGCTCGGCTCCGATGGCCAGAAGATGTCCAAGTCGCTGCGCAACTACCCCGACGTCTCGGAGGTCTTCGACCGCGACGGCGCCGACGCGATGCGCTGGTTCCTGATGGCCTCGCCGATCCTGCGGGGCGGCAACCTGGTCGTCACCGAGCAGGGGATCCGCGACTCAGTGCGCCAGGTGATGATCCCGCTGTGGAACAGCTGGTACTTCTTCAGCCTCTACGCCAACGCCGCCTCGATCGACGCCGAGTGGTCGACCGACTCGGCCGACCCGCTTGACCGCTACATCCTCGCCAAGGCGCGTGAGTTCGTCGGTGCCTACACGACCGCGATGGACGGCTACGCGATCGCCGAGGCGTGCGAGGTCACCGGCGACTTCATCGACGTGCTGACCAACTGGTACATCCGCCGCTCCCGTGACCGGTTCTGGTCCGAGGACCGCGACGCATTCAACACGCTCTACACCGTGCTCGAGGTGACGACGCGGACGATCTCGCCGCTGCTCCCGTTGGTCTCCGAGGAGATCTGGCGAGGCCTCACCGGCGAGCGCTCGGTCCACCTTGCGGACCTGCCGACCGTCGACGAGCTCCCGGCCGACGATGCGCTGGTCGCCGCGATGGACGCGGTCCGCGACGTCTGCTCGACCACGTCGGCGCTGCGCAAGGCGCGCCGCCTGCGCAACCGCCTTCCTCTCGGCGGCCTGACGGTGGTCGGTCCGGAGCTCGCGGGCTTCGAGGAGCTTGTCGCCGACGAGGTCAACGTGAAGTCGGTCCGCGTCCTCACGGCCGACGCGCCGGAGGCCGCGGCCTACAGCGTGGAGCAGAAGCTCACCGTCAACGCCCGTGCGGCCGGGCCGCGCCTGGGCAAGGACGTCCAGCTGGCGATCAAGGGCTCGAAGTCCGGCGACTGGTCGGTCTCACCCTCAGGCGAGGTCGTCGCCGGTGGCCTCGCGCTGGTCGAGGGGGAGTACACCCTTGAGACGGTCGCGGGTGCGGAGTCCGACGAGTCCGCGGTGGCGATGCTGCCCGGCGGTGGCTTCGTCGTGCTCGACACGGTCGTGACGCCCGAGCTCGCCTCCGAGGGTCTCGCCCGCGACCTCATCCGCGCCGTGCAGAACGCCCGCAAGGAGGCCGGCCTCGACGTCAGCGACCGGATCAGCCTCGTCGTCGCTGGCGGTGGCGCGGTCCGCGAGGCGGCCACCACGCACGGCGAGCTGATCGCGCGCGAGACCCTCGCGACGTCGTACGACGTCACCGACCCGGCCGAGGGTGAGGCCGTCATGGTCGGCGACGGCGAGAGTGCCACCGTTTCCGTCACCAGGGCCTGA
- a CDS encoding leucyl aminopeptidase family protein, with amino-acid sequence MADLPAQVSPPTVTLDGRDPHLAGAEVVALPVLVEDDSLILGPGSASLADEIDLLGLLESERATGRAGEVVVLPVPGGTELNPALRRVLLVGLGSGSGDDFRRAGAALARAVRDRESVATTIPSVDPTVGLEPFIVGAVLASFSFDWRAAGPATAPVGSIVLAELGPTYADLRDRAVAIAAAGWQARFLATVPSNLKSPRWLAEQAKAVAKASGLEIKVWDEKALTREGFGGILGVGKGSANPPRFVRLDYTPAKTTRRTPQIVLVGKGITFDSGGYNLKPGEGMSTMKRDMTGAGVVLSVMGALRDLDVPVKVTGLLCLAENMVSGSAMRPGDVLRHYPGDDSALTSEINNTDAEGRLVLADGLSYAVREIKPDVLVDIATLTGAVKVALGQQVGGLYATADALAAGLREAGAATGEAWWRLPLSDLYEEKLSSKVADLDNSAGGPGSITAALFLQHFTGGLPWAHLDIASTGDAPADREEWTQGPTGFGARTLLTWLASGAPSA; translated from the coding sequence TTGGCTGACCTGCCCGCCCAGGTCTCTCCCCCGACCGTCACCCTCGACGGGCGTGACCCGCACCTCGCCGGTGCGGAGGTCGTCGCTCTCCCCGTGTTGGTCGAGGACGACTCCCTGATCCTCGGCCCCGGCTCCGCGTCGCTGGCTGACGAGATCGACCTGCTCGGCCTGCTCGAGTCGGAGCGGGCCACCGGCAGGGCCGGGGAGGTCGTCGTGCTGCCGGTGCCGGGCGGGACCGAGCTGAACCCGGCGTTGCGCCGCGTGCTGCTCGTGGGTCTCGGCTCCGGGTCGGGCGACGACTTCCGTCGTGCCGGCGCCGCTCTCGCCCGGGCGGTGCGGGACCGGGAGAGCGTCGCCACGACCATCCCGTCGGTCGACCCGACCGTCGGCCTCGAGCCGTTCATCGTCGGCGCGGTGCTCGCGTCGTTCTCGTTCGACTGGCGCGCGGCCGGCCCTGCGACCGCCCCGGTGGGCAGCATCGTCCTGGCCGAGTTGGGGCCGACGTACGCCGACCTGCGGGATCGTGCCGTGGCGATCGCCGCCGCCGGATGGCAGGCCCGCTTCTTGGCGACGGTGCCCTCCAACCTGAAGTCCCCGCGCTGGCTCGCCGAGCAGGCGAAGGCGGTGGCCAAGGCCTCGGGCCTCGAGATCAAGGTCTGGGACGAGAAGGCGCTGACCCGCGAGGGCTTCGGCGGGATCCTGGGCGTGGGCAAGGGCTCAGCGAACCCACCGCGGTTCGTCCGACTCGACTACACGCCGGCGAAGACGACCCGTCGCACCCCGCAGATCGTCCTCGTGGGCAAGGGCATCACCTTCGACTCCGGCGGCTACAACCTCAAGCCCGGCGAGGGCATGTCCACGATGAAGCGCGACATGACCGGCGCCGGCGTCGTGCTCTCCGTGATGGGCGCGCTCCGCGACCTCGACGTGCCGGTCAAGGTCACCGGCCTCCTCTGCCTCGCCGAGAACATGGTCTCCGGCAGCGCGATGCGACCCGGCGACGTGCTGCGGCACTACCCCGGCGACGACTCCGCGCTCACGTCGGAGATCAACAACACCGACGCTGAGGGCCGGCTCGTCCTGGCCGACGGCCTGTCGTACGCCGTCCGCGAGATCAAGCCCGACGTGCTGGTCGATATCGCCACCCTCACCGGTGCGGTCAAGGTGGCGCTCGGTCAGCAGGTCGGTGGCCTCTACGCGACTGCTGATGCGCTCGCTGCGGGGCTGCGTGAGGCCGGTGCCGCGACCGGCGAGGCCTGGTGGCGACTCCCGCTGTCGGACCTCTACGAGGAGAAGCTCTCCTCCAAGGTCGCCGACCTCGACAACAGCGCCGGTGGCCCCGGCTCGATCACGGCTGCGCTCTTCCTGCAGCACTTCACGGGGGGCCTGCCCTGGGCGCACCTCGACATCGCCTCGACCGGCGACGCGCCGGCGGACCGCGAGGAGTGGACGCAGGGCCCCACCGGCTTCGGCGCCCGCACGCTGCTCACCTGGCTCGCCTCCGGCGCCCCGTCTGCCTGA
- a CDS encoding DUF3117 domain-containing protein encodes MAAMKPRTGDGDMEVTKEGRGYVMRIPLEGGGRLVVELNADEVNTLGDALKAVLG; translated from the coding sequence ATGGCGGCGATGAAGCCCCGCACCGGTGACGGTGACATGGAAGTCACCAAGGAAGGCCGCGGATACGTCATGCGTATCCCTCTTGAGGGCGGCGGCCGGCTCGTGGTCGAGCTCAACGCCGACGAGGTCAACACCCTCGGCGATGCGCTCAAGGCTGTCCTTGGCTGA